The following proteins are co-located in the Alcaligenes faecalis genome:
- a CDS encoding sigma-54-dependent Fis family transcriptional regulator, which produces MQSSHVAHVQEITAVWQGSLSRRDQAVVHSWRRCIEHHRLDPAQACEAYIVPDSQLREHRQQSEALINIARSGLERLYQQVSGLNYVLLLSDNKGVTVDFLGSDGQRDALRQAGLYMGSEWSEERAGTCAVGTCLHTGEALTIHQNDHFDHMHAPLSCTAAPIYHDDGKLAAVLDLSLLQSPEAKASQGLALHLANAATRRIELANLMACHRQEWILCLSQSPEFLDIDPEAAIAIDGSGRIKGMTHTGARILARAAGVDWRNPAGLLGQSLARFLHLEVDQLPTLMRYRPTQERVVMARDGSVLFAHAIEPRRVMSNRSVGMDGAAVDAALPPALRGLAGTDAAMQSMLLKAARLATREMPVLLQGETGSGKEYLARAIHTASGRRGNFVAVNCAALPESLIESELFGYLAGTYTGGAARGRAGLIEAADGGTLFLDEIGDMPLALQSRLLRVLAESEVMPLGARTSKRVDLRVISASHHDLNALVEQGCFRADLLYRLNAAVLTLPALRQRSDLEWLVQQILHRRNKGDVPGLSPEAWQALQAYEWPGNLRELDNALVLALALAEGSCIEVQDLPEVLRERRLATSTGSPAAAPVSAGESSWQQVLLACGGNVSAAARQLGISRSTLHRYIKRAGLTH; this is translated from the coding sequence ATGCAGTCTTCACATGTGGCACACGTCCAAGAGATCACGGCGGTTTGGCAGGGCAGCCTGTCCCGGCGCGATCAGGCCGTGGTCCATAGCTGGCGACGGTGTATTGAGCATCACAGGCTGGACCCGGCGCAGGCGTGCGAGGCCTATATCGTGCCCGATTCCCAGTTGCGCGAGCACCGTCAGCAGTCCGAAGCCCTGATCAATATTGCGCGCTCCGGGCTGGAGCGTCTTTATCAGCAGGTTTCCGGGCTGAATTACGTGTTGCTGCTGTCCGATAACAAGGGCGTTACGGTGGATTTTCTGGGCTCGGATGGTCAGCGCGATGCCTTGCGGCAGGCCGGTTTGTATATGGGCTCGGAATGGTCTGAAGAGCGCGCGGGAACGTGCGCGGTGGGCACTTGCCTGCACACGGGCGAGGCTCTGACCATTCATCAAAACGATCATTTCGATCATATGCATGCGCCCCTGTCCTGCACGGCGGCACCCATCTATCACGATGATGGCAAGCTGGCGGCGGTGCTGGATTTGTCCTTGTTGCAGTCGCCGGAGGCCAAGGCCAGCCAAGGCTTGGCACTGCATCTTGCCAATGCGGCGACCCGTCGCATTGAGCTGGCCAATTTAATGGCCTGCCATCGGCAGGAATGGATTTTATGTTTGTCGCAGTCGCCGGAGTTTCTGGATATTGATCCGGAAGCGGCGATTGCGATTGATGGCTCTGGCCGTATCAAGGGCATGACGCATACGGGTGCTCGCATTCTGGCGCGGGCGGCGGGGGTGGACTGGCGCAACCCTGCGGGCCTGCTCGGGCAGAGCTTGGCGCGCTTTTTGCATCTGGAAGTGGATCAGTTACCTACCTTGATGCGCTATCGCCCTACGCAGGAACGGGTCGTCATGGCGCGGGATGGTAGTGTGCTGTTTGCCCATGCCATTGAACCCCGACGTGTGATGAGTAATCGGTCTGTGGGGATGGATGGGGCCGCCGTGGATGCTGCCTTGCCACCGGCATTGCGTGGTTTGGCGGGCACGGATGCGGCCATGCAGTCCATGCTGTTGAAGGCCGCGCGTTTGGCGACGCGAGAAATGCCAGTGCTGTTGCAGGGCGAGACGGGCTCGGGCAAAGAGTATCTGGCGCGTGCGATTCATACGGCCAGCGGTCGTCGCGGAAATTTTGTGGCTGTCAATTGTGCAGCCTTGCCCGAGAGCCTGATAGAAAGCGAATTGTTTGGTTATCTGGCCGGCACCTATACCGGCGGCGCTGCACGGGGCCGTGCGGGTTTGATCGAGGCGGCCGATGGCGGCACTCTGTTCCTGGACGAGATTGGCGATATGCCGCTGGCCCTGCAAAGCCGCTTGCTGCGCGTGTTGGCCGAGTCCGAGGTAATGCCTTTGGGCGCACGCACAAGTAAGCGCGTAGACCTGCGTGTGATTTCAGCCAGCCATCATGATTTAAATGCCTTGGTAGAGCAAGGCTGCTTCCGTGCGGATTTGCTGTATCGCTTGAATGCGGCTGTGCTGACCTTGCCCGCCTTACGTCAGCGCAGTGACCTGGAATGGCTGGTGCAGCAGATATTGCATCGGCGTAATAAGGGCGATGTGCCCGGTTTGTCGCCCGAGGCCTGGCAAGCACTGCAAGCGTACGAGTGGCCGGGTAATTTGCGCGAGCTGGACAATGCGCTGGTGCTGGCGTTGGCCTTGGCGGAAGGTTCCTGCATTGAGGTACAGGATTTGCCAGAGGTGTTGCGAGAGCGGCGTCTGGCTACATCGACAGGCAGCCCGGCGGCAGCGCCCGTTTCTGCCGGAGAATCCTCTTGGCAGCAGGTTTTACTGGCCTGTGGTGGCAACGTCAGCGCAGCGGCTCGGCAGCTTGGTATCAGCCGGTCCACCTTGCATCGTTATATCAAACGGGCAGGCCTGACTCACTAA
- the phnX gene encoding phosphonoacetaldehyde hydrolase, whose protein sequence is MSYQQVQQIQAVIFDWAGTVVDFGSFAPTQIFVEAFAEFGVQVSLEEARGPMGMGKWDHIRTLCNVPEIAERYKTQFGRTPTDEDVTAIYKRFMPLQIEKIAEHSALIPGALEVISNLKSSGVKIGSCSGYPKVVMDKVVELAAKNGYMADYVVATDEVPNGRPYPAQSLANVIALGISDVAACVKVDDTWPGIVEGRSAGVWTVALTCSGNALGLTYDEFKKLPADKLQSERERIGAMFSDSRPHYLIDTIADLPDVLADINRRLANGEMPQSS, encoded by the coding sequence ATGTCTTATCAGCAAGTGCAACAGATTCAGGCTGTGATTTTTGATTGGGCCGGTACGGTAGTGGATTTCGGCTCGTTTGCGCCTACGCAGATTTTTGTCGAGGCCTTTGCCGAGTTCGGGGTGCAAGTTTCTTTGGAAGAGGCGCGCGGGCCTATGGGTATGGGCAAATGGGATCACATTCGTACTTTGTGCAACGTGCCGGAGATTGCTGAACGCTACAAAACGCAGTTTGGCCGTACGCCTACCGATGAGGACGTCACTGCCATTTACAAGCGTTTCATGCCCTTGCAGATTGAAAAGATTGCGGAGCACTCGGCCTTGATTCCGGGGGCGCTGGAAGTGATCTCTAACCTGAAAAGCTCGGGGGTGAAAATAGGCTCTTGCTCCGGTTACCCCAAAGTGGTGATGGACAAGGTGGTCGAGCTGGCCGCAAAGAACGGCTATATGGCGGACTACGTCGTTGCGACGGATGAAGTACCCAACGGACGCCCTTATCCTGCGCAGTCTTTGGCGAACGTGATCGCGCTGGGCATATCGGATGTAGCTGCCTGCGTCAAAGTGGACGACACCTGGCCCGGTATTGTGGAAGGACGCAGTGCTGGGGTGTGGACGGTGGCACTGACCTGCTCGGGTAATGCCCTGGGTCTGACCTACGACGAGTTCAAGAAGCTGCCTGCCGACAAGCTGCAAAGCGAACGCGAGCGTATTGGGGCCATGTTCAGCGATTCACGACCGCATTATCTGATCGATACCATTGCAGATTTACCGGATGTGCTGGCAGACATTAACCGCCGCTTGGCCAACGGGGAGATGCCTCAAAGCAGTTGA
- a CDS encoding LysR substrate-binding domain-containing protein, protein MHHYHKWLRSFYAVAYTGGFTSAARYLSIGQPTVSEQVRALEQRFDVELFYRSGNQLALSAAGKQLYEITRPLFDLEEEAVQLLESFKQRKSGLLRIGAVSPPIAMDLVFKLGESQPDIEFKTYFSSASKVLEKLYDFDVDVAMLAHPKADPSLYTRLYQRYPVVAVVPEKHPWCTQEKVSLEQLSQESVILREAGSRTRQTVEEGCARHQVAIHCVMELNSREAIVHAIMKGVGIGFVSAPEYVDTPGTRAICFEQHPFYIDYYLCCLELRKERPLISDLFKGFETSS, encoded by the coding sequence ATGCACCACTATCACAAATGGTTGAGGTCGTTTTATGCCGTGGCCTATACAGGCGGGTTCACCTCGGCGGCACGGTATCTCAGCATTGGACAGCCCACTGTTAGTGAGCAAGTGCGAGCCTTGGAGCAGCGATTTGACGTGGAGCTTTTCTACCGTTCTGGCAATCAGTTGGCCTTAAGCGCCGCGGGCAAGCAGCTTTACGAAATTACCAGGCCTTTGTTTGATCTGGAGGAAGAAGCCGTCCAGTTGCTGGAGAGCTTCAAGCAGCGCAAATCGGGCTTGCTGCGGATTGGTGCCGTATCACCACCAATCGCCATGGATCTGGTGTTCAAGCTGGGTGAAAGCCAGCCTGATATCGAGTTTAAAACCTACTTTTCGTCTGCTTCCAAGGTGTTGGAAAAGCTGTATGACTTTGATGTGGATGTTGCCATGCTGGCGCATCCCAAGGCAGATCCAAGTTTGTATACGCGTTTGTATCAGCGTTACCCGGTCGTGGCTGTGGTGCCGGAGAAGCATCCGTGGTGTACCCAGGAAAAGGTGAGTCTGGAGCAGTTAAGCCAGGAGTCGGTGATTTTGCGGGAGGCTGGTTCACGGACACGGCAGACGGTGGAGGAAGGCTGTGCGCGACATCAGGTTGCCATCCATTGTGTGATGGAGCTCAACAGCCGAGAAGCCATTGTTCACGCCATTATGAAAGGGGTGGGCATTGGTTTTGTCTCGGCCCCTGAGTATGTGGATACGCCCGGCACCCGTGCCATTTGCTTTGAGCAGCACCCTTTTTACATCGACTATTACTTGTGCTGCCTGGAGCTAAGAAAAGAGCGCCCGCTTATTAGTGATTTGTTCAAGGGTTTTGAAACGAGCAGTTAG
- a CDS encoding MFS transporter: protein MTQASSLSGMTRAPSLSFRKAQWRMLLAAMFCYLFFYTGRQTFGFAIPGLQEEFGFSSASLGWVSAVLLWAYAVGQAINGNLADKYGGRRIMTAGAVLSCGANWIASFATGFFSLLIPWGANGYFQALGWAPGSRLISNWWGISERGRAYGLYVFAAGCASILSYVTSMVVIDVMQLDWRWIFRLPVLLMLVGGIVFYLVARERPEDMGFEPLADTGVANADDASKALEGEAETSWQRYKAVLKNKRLLIAALSLGFQNAARYGLIVWVPVHFLGVDWKSGDGLIDPKWITIALPVGMAVGALSNGWISDRLFGSKRYLAIMLYTGLGALMSLWMWSLPVHSSLGLVALFLCGFFVYGPATSFWALCPDLVGAKRSGTATGVMNFSSYLFAGLAEPMIGSVLDSTGDTSLIFVIVLIACACSALVALFIRR, encoded by the coding sequence ATGACTCAAGCATCCAGCTTGTCGGGGATGACCCGAGCACCGAGTTTGTCGTTCAGGAAAGCGCAGTGGCGCATGCTGCTGGCTGCGATGTTCTGTTATCTGTTTTTCTATACCGGACGGCAGACGTTTGGGTTTGCCATTCCTGGCTTGCAAGAGGAGTTCGGATTCAGCAGTGCCTCATTGGGTTGGGTCTCTGCTGTCTTGTTGTGGGCCTATGCCGTGGGTCAGGCCATTAATGGCAACTTGGCAGACAAATATGGTGGTCGCCGCATCATGACGGCTGGCGCTGTGTTGTCGTGCGGCGCTAATTGGATTGCGAGTTTTGCCACTGGCTTTTTTAGCTTGCTGATCCCGTGGGGAGCCAATGGCTATTTCCAGGCTTTGGGCTGGGCGCCAGGCAGCCGCCTGATATCCAACTGGTGGGGTATTTCCGAGCGTGGTCGCGCCTATGGTTTATACGTGTTTGCGGCTGGCTGCGCCTCGATCTTGTCCTATGTGACGTCTATGGTGGTTATTGATGTGATGCAGTTGGATTGGCGCTGGATCTTCCGATTGCCCGTTTTGTTGATGCTGGTGGGTGGGATTGTGTTTTATCTGGTGGCACGCGAGCGCCCCGAGGATATGGGCTTTGAGCCTTTGGCTGATACCGGTGTTGCCAATGCGGATGATGCCTCTAAAGCACTGGAAGGCGAGGCCGAAACATCATGGCAGCGTTACAAGGCGGTACTGAAAAACAAACGCTTGCTGATTGCCGCCTTGTCTTTGGGTTTTCAGAATGCTGCCCGTTATGGCTTGATTGTGTGGGTGCCCGTGCATTTTCTGGGTGTGGACTGGAAATCGGGTGACGGCCTGATCGACCCTAAATGGATCACGATTGCGCTGCCCGTGGGCATGGCTGTTGGGGCTTTGAGTAACGGCTGGATATCAGATCGCCTGTTTGGTTCCAAACGCTACTTGGCCATCATGCTCTACACAGGCCTGGGTGCCTTGATGAGCCTGTGGATGTGGTCCTTGCCAGTGCATAGCTCCTTGGGATTGGTGGCTTTGTTCCTGTGCGGTTTCTTTGTTTACGGTCCGGCGACTAGTTTCTGGGCTTTATGCCCCGACCTGGTGGGAGCCAAGCGTTCGGGCACTGCTACCGGCGTCATGAACTTCTCTTCTTACTTGTTTGCTGGCCTGGCCGAGCCAATGATTGGGAGTGTGCTGGACTCGACGGGCGATACCTCCTTGATCTTTGTAATCGTCCTGATTGCATGTGCATGTAGCGCGCTGGTGGCACTATTTATTCGTCGCTAA
- the psrA gene encoding iron-containing alcohol dehydrogenase PsrA, whose protein sequence is MATQFSNPVRTYFGPGSLKEISGLAANKKITLVTFPEARSLGLVAHIQGLLGESLVHIVEDVQPNPDVSYLKDVYETFWHKAGDSDIVLAVGGGSAIDTAKALIVGTRTGTFQELLDLLSTGKAFTPVDSKALIAVPTTAGTGSEVTPWATIWDQQAQKKYSLHLEQTWPAVAIIDPELMLSVPEKVTVSTGLDALSHALESIWNVNANPISDTFAISAIEDILLYLPQLQKDLGNIQLRSKMALAALKAGMAFSNTKTALAHSISYEMTLRYGLPHGIACSFTLPYVLGLAWGCDPSRDQVFEKLFGRDRQQAQARLRHFLHSVGVKTEFIDYGVQAQEQDDMIAYAMQGARGKNFIAA, encoded by the coding sequence ATGGCAACGCAGTTTTCAAATCCGGTACGTACGTACTTTGGGCCCGGAAGCTTGAAAGAGATTTCCGGGCTGGCCGCGAACAAGAAAATAACGCTGGTGACCTTCCCGGAGGCACGCTCTTTGGGTCTGGTCGCTCATATCCAGGGCTTGTTGGGGGAGAGTCTGGTTCACATCGTGGAGGATGTGCAACCTAATCCCGATGTCAGTTATTTAAAGGATGTGTACGAGACCTTCTGGCACAAGGCCGGGGACAGTGACATTGTGCTGGCTGTGGGAGGCGGCAGTGCGATTGATACGGCCAAGGCCTTGATTGTGGGGACCCGAACCGGGACATTTCAGGAGCTGCTTGATCTGTTGTCTACCGGCAAAGCGTTTACCCCGGTGGACAGCAAGGCCTTGATTGCGGTTCCCACGACAGCGGGTACCGGCAGTGAAGTGACTCCCTGGGCCACGATCTGGGATCAGCAGGCCCAGAAAAAATATTCCCTGCATCTGGAGCAGACCTGGCCAGCCGTGGCCATTATTGATCCGGAGCTGATGCTGAGCGTGCCGGAAAAAGTGACGGTGTCCACGGGCCTGGATGCTTTGTCCCACGCCTTGGAATCGATCTGGAATGTCAATGCCAACCCGATTTCGGATACTTTTGCGATCTCGGCTATTGAAGATATTTTGCTGTATCTGCCGCAGTTGCAAAAGGATCTGGGGAATATCCAACTGCGCTCAAAAATGGCACTGGCCGCCTTGAAGGCCGGGATGGCTTTTTCCAATACCAAAACTGCGCTGGCGCACTCCATTTCCTATGAAATGACGCTGCGTTATGGCTTGCCGCACGGCATTGCTTGCTCATTTACCTTGCCTTATGTGCTTGGCCTGGCATGGGGCTGTGATCCATCGCGAGATCAGGTTTTTGAAAAGCTGTTTGGCCGTGATCGTCAGCAGGCCCAGGCTAGGCTGCGTCACTTCTTGCACAGCGTGGGCGTCAAGACCGAGTTTATCGACTATGGCGTACAGGCCCAGGAACAGGACGACATGATTGCTTACGCCATGCAGGGCGCACGGGGCAAAAATTTTATTGCCGCCTGA
- a CDS encoding ABC transporter ATP-binding protein, with protein MGAYLLDVQNLHVCSDKHRLVKGVTFKLQEGEILAIVGESGSGKSLTSMACSGLLPPELFTMGEVFFDRQEVLSIPASSWKGLRKNGIGVIFQDPMAALNPLMRISAQLAETLDGKARLSPAKKKQILALLDEVGIRDKERILNAYSYELSGGQQQRIMIAMALASNPRLLIADEPTTALDASTQNQVTDLLLRLCHRRKMALLIVTHDLFIVEKMANHVAVFHDGHCVEQGSVHQVLNTPQHPYTQTLVAANKKQLETGVLCRTQEHASVLKVDQVSYRYSGAASLAMNRVSLELMRGDCLGVVGESGSGKSTLAKLIVGSLLPDSGHISVLGMPVQQRWSSDAENLRFARQCQYVFQDATSSLNPMLSIQQTLSEAVRLRRDPPTDVSLEVRRLMAEVELSSELLRRKPADLSGGQRQRVVLARALALNPDVLVCDEPVSALDAHLQKQAVSLLITLQRKRALSLVFIGHDLAMMSQFCTQLAVMDAGQLVESGRTEHVLADPQSDALKTLIHHTWHDQDKEEGAGLDHALCA; from the coding sequence ATGGGTGCTTATTTATTAGACGTGCAAAACCTGCATGTGTGCTCGGACAAACACCGCTTGGTCAAAGGCGTCACCTTCAAGCTGCAAGAGGGGGAGATACTGGCCATTGTCGGGGAGTCTGGCAGTGGAAAGTCACTGACTTCAATGGCATGTAGTGGCCTGCTGCCCCCAGAGTTATTCACGATGGGTGAGGTCTTTTTTGATCGTCAGGAAGTTCTTTCGATACCGGCATCCTCGTGGAAAGGCTTGCGCAAAAATGGGATAGGCGTGATTTTTCAGGATCCCATGGCGGCGTTAAATCCCTTGATGCGCATTAGTGCCCAGTTAGCGGAAACGCTTGATGGGAAGGCCAGGCTGTCTCCTGCGAAGAAAAAGCAAATTTTAGCCTTGCTCGATGAAGTCGGTATTCGAGATAAAGAGCGCATCTTGAATGCGTATTCGTATGAGCTGAGCGGAGGACAGCAGCAACGCATCATGATTGCAATGGCCTTGGCCAGCAACCCTAGACTCTTGATTGCCGATGAGCCCACCACGGCGTTGGATGCCTCAACGCAGAATCAGGTGACCGATTTGTTGTTGCGCTTATGTCACCGACGAAAAATGGCCTTGCTGATTGTGACGCATGATCTTTTTATTGTGGAAAAGATGGCCAATCATGTGGCCGTGTTTCACGATGGTCATTGTGTGGAGCAGGGGAGCGTCCATCAAGTGCTTAATACGCCGCAACATCCCTATACGCAGACCTTGGTGGCTGCCAATAAAAAGCAGTTGGAGACCGGGGTGCTGTGTCGTACCCAAGAACACGCTTCTGTTCTTAAGGTGGACCAGGTGTCGTATCGTTATTCGGGTGCTGCTTCATTGGCAATGAACCGTGTCAGCCTGGAGTTGATGCGGGGTGACTGTTTAGGAGTAGTGGGTGAGTCCGGGTCAGGTAAAAGCACCTTGGCCAAGTTGATCGTAGGCTCGCTGCTGCCAGACTCTGGCCACATTAGTGTGTTGGGTATGCCCGTTCAGCAACGCTGGTCTTCGGATGCTGAAAACCTGCGTTTTGCGCGGCAATGCCAGTATGTTTTCCAGGATGCCACCAGCAGTTTGAATCCTATGCTAAGTATCCAGCAAACCTTGAGTGAAGCCGTGCGGCTACGGCGTGACCCCCCTACGGATGTCAGCCTTGAGGTGCGGCGTTTGATGGCTGAAGTAGAGCTCTCTTCCGAGTTGCTGCGCCGCAAGCCTGCTGATCTATCCGGTGGCCAGCGCCAGCGCGTGGTGCTTGCGCGGGCTCTTGCGCTGAATCCTGATGTTCTGGTGTGCGATGAGCCAGTCTCGGCCTTGGATGCGCATTTGCAAAAACAGGCCGTGAGTCTGTTGATTACCTTGCAGCGCAAACGTGCTTTGTCTTTGGTTTTTATTGGTCATGATTTGGCGATGATGAGCCAGTTTTGTACTCAGCTGGCGGTCATGGACGCTGGGCAGCTTGTCGAATCAGGCAGGACAGAGCACGTGTTAGCTGATCCACAGTCTGACGCCTTAAAGACCTTGATTCATCACACCTGGCACGATCAGGACAAAGAGGAGGGTGCTGGCTTGGATCACGCCTTATGTGCGTAA